A window of the Thermoleophilia bacterium SCSIO 60948 genome harbors these coding sequences:
- a CDS encoding site-specific DNA-methyltransferase, which yields MGYSAKERAPRATGAATAPSSSEWSLIEGDCLEVLGSLEPGSADAIVTDPPYGIDFQGERWDGRAIREAAARLNGKRLAAAESYQAWTRAWASATIGALKPGAHLLAFSAPRTAHRLACGIEEAGFELRDCLIWLYGTGMPKSRKLPGGRAASLKPGWEPILLARKPLAGTLERNLAANGTGALNTDACRVEGRFPANVTLTHAPGCRSGRCAVGCPVGIIDAAAGSSRASSRAARQASRLFYCPKASRRERDAGCEALPPRALDLFPNAKHARKPPPATNPHPTVKPLALMRWLVRLAVPDGGTVLDPFSGSGSTGCAAVLEGRCFLGIEREPAYADIARARLEHSSQSDDA from the coding sequence CTGGGGTACTCGGCCAAAGAGAGGGCCCCGAGGGCGACAGGAGCCGCGACAGCGCCCAGTTCCTCAGAGTGGTCGCTGATCGAGGGCGACTGCCTCGAGGTCCTGGGCTCGCTCGAGCCCGGGTCGGCCGACGCGATCGTCACCGACCCGCCCTACGGGATCGACTTCCAGGGCGAGCGCTGGGACGGGCGCGCGATCCGCGAAGCCGCCGCCCGCCTCAACGGCAAGCGCCTCGCCGCCGCTGAGTCCTACCAAGCCTGGACCAGGGCCTGGGCCAGCGCCACGATCGGCGCGCTCAAGCCCGGCGCACACCTGCTCGCCTTCAGCGCGCCGCGCACCGCCCACCGCCTCGCCTGCGGGATCGAGGAGGCTGGCTTCGAGCTGCGCGACTGCCTGATCTGGCTCTACGGGACCGGGATGCCGAAGTCCCGCAAACTGCCCGGCGGCAGGGCCGCATCGCTGAAGCCGGGCTGGGAGCCGATCCTGCTCGCCCGCAAGCCGCTCGCCGGCACGCTCGAGCGCAACCTCGCCGCCAACGGGACCGGCGCTCTCAACACGGATGCCTGCCGGGTCGAGGGCCGCTTCCCAGCCAACGTCACGCTCACGCACGCACCCGGTTGCCGCTCAGGTCGCTGCGCGGTGGGCTGCCCGGTCGGGATCATCGACGCCGCCGCCGGGTCCTCGCGCGCCTCCTCGCGAGCCGCCCGTCAAGCGAGCCGCCTCTTCTACTGTCCGAAGGCGTCACGCCGCGAGCGCGACGCCGGCTGCGAGGCGCTCCCGCCGCGAGCCCTCGACCTGTTCCCGAACGCAAAGCACGCCCGGAAGCCGCCGCCCGCGACAAACCCGCACCCGACGGTCAAGCCGCTCGCGCTGATGCGCTGGCTGGTCCGGCTCGCCGTCCCTGATGGCGGCACCGTGCTCGATCCGTTCAGCGGCTCGGGGTCGACCGGCTGCGCCGCCGTGCTCGAGGGCCGGTGCTTTCTCGGCATCGAGCGCGAGCCGGCCTACGCTGACATCGCGCGCGCCCGCCTCGAGCACTCGTCGCAGTCCGATGACGCTTGA
- a CDS encoding tyrosine-type recombinase/integrase, whose product MARPARGNIQTTTLADGTEKYRLRFQANGERRDVILHERRDCSCGCGGGWSKRTARAELDTIIAKVRAGVWRTPLPRSAPAPPNGMPSFHEYASSWLERKRNGTIGDRTITPSTYQHYRGALTNHVLPYFARHRLDEIDRHLCLAFKAHVIREATELREAIAAGAEIRDRRGRRCVPIGASYLKKLIGVLAMVLDEAVEDELIDRNPARGKRMRVRVPKPKRSFLELDELAELLDAAAAQETLPRFAAEALAGDGTQARVARRAAAGRRPQDIARELGITKQTVSFHLNRLGAAAPIGYIGRRAVVEILARSGVRASELCDLRIRDVRLHDPAGARFHIRDAKTDAGVREVQMTPDLVEAAVEHLDRLRRAGKPTDPNAYLVPNRRGGRMDRQRVGEIVGEAAKLASTRRAERDLPALPHITPHSLRRTYISLALVANDFDVKWVMSQVGHADSKMTLDVYAQLEQRIPRHHGENLDRLLRGEAPGDDSGPHMPAEQMQTIHR is encoded by the coding sequence ATGGCCCGCCCCGCCCGCGGCAACATCCAGACCACCACGCTCGCCGACGGTACCGAGAAGTACCGGCTGCGCTTCCAGGCCAACGGCGAGCGCCGCGACGTGATCCTGCATGAGCGCCGTGACTGCTCCTGCGGCTGCGGTGGGGGCTGGAGCAAGCGCACCGCCCGCGCCGAGCTCGACACGATCATCGCCAAGGTGCGGGCCGGCGTCTGGCGAACGCCGCTGCCGCGGAGCGCTCCAGCGCCACCGAACGGAATGCCGAGCTTCCACGAGTACGCCTCGAGCTGGCTCGAGCGGAAGCGCAACGGCACGATCGGCGACCGCACGATCACCCCCAGCACCTACCAGCACTATCGCGGCGCGCTAACTAACCATGTGCTCCCCTACTTCGCCCGCCACCGCCTCGATGAGATCGACCGCCACCTCTGCCTCGCGTTCAAGGCACACGTAATCCGCGAGGCGACGGAGCTGCGCGAGGCGATCGCCGCCGGAGCCGAGATCCGCGACCGGCGCGGTCGCCGCTGCGTCCCGATCGGCGCTAGCTATCTGAAGAAGCTGATCGGGGTGCTCGCGATGGTCCTCGACGAGGCAGTGGAGGATGAGCTGATCGACCGGAATCCCGCCCGCGGCAAACGGATGCGCGTCCGCGTCCCTAAGCCCAAGCGCAGCTTCCTCGAACTCGACGAACTAGCCGAACTGCTCGACGCGGCCGCAGCCCAGGAGACCCTGCCCCGGTTCGCCGCTGAAGCGCTCGCTGGCGACGGCACTCAGGCGCGAGTCGCCCGCCGCGCGGCCGCGGGCCGGCGCCCACAGGACATCGCCCGTGAGCTCGGCATCACCAAGCAGACGGTGAGCTTTCACCTCAACCGTCTCGGCGCCGCGGCGCCGATCGGCTACATCGGCCGCCGCGCCGTCGTTGAGATCCTCGCCAGAAGCGGCGTCCGCGCGAGCGAGCTCTGCGACCTGCGGATCCGCGACGTTCGCTTGCACGATCCCGCCGGCGCGCGGTTCCACATCCGTGACGCCAAGACCGACGCCGGCGTACGCGAGGTCCAGATGACGCCCGACCTCGTCGAGGCCGCCGTCGAGCACCTCGACCGCCTCCGCCGCGCAGGCAAGCCAACCGACCCGAATGCGTATCTCGTCCCCAACCGACGCGGTGGGCGGATGGACCGCCAGCGCGTCGGCGAGATCGTCGGCGAGGCAGCCAAGCTCGCCAGCACCCGCCGCGCCGAGCGCGACCTACCGGCCTTGCCGCACATCACCCCGCACAGCCTGCGACGTACCTACATCTCGCTCGCACTGGTCGCCAACGACTTCGACGTCAAGTGGGTCATGAGCCAGGTTGGCCACGCCGACTCGAAGATGACCCTCGACGTCTACGCCCAGCTCGAGCAGCGGATCCCTCGCCACCACGGTGAGAACCTCGACCGTCTACTTCGCGGAGAAGCGCCCGGCGACGACTCGGGTCCTCACATGCCGGCTGAGCAGATGCAGACGATTCACCGCTAG
- a CDS encoding DUF4365 domain-containing protein codes for MSADFAPDPLPKATREDGLGDQGMRMVDRVVSEDLGWIFRDQTRKDFGIDALIELAHRDRRVTGRLIAAQIKCGKSWFSEPMADGTGWVYRGEVKHLNYWLGHSLPVILILCDQDDDRCYYAHVAAARVRQTSSGWSIVVPRAQILDASAQEHLKRLTRAPQRKDVIEFALLQHLVDRWGDRLRICPILEAPRDFQRFAHLIEIRGETGGTFGVHFIDASVRLPTAEAIEEELEWRDYNERATGGGVKDLMLFVVGDDPESIRLSADAEELVDRSPNLRLHRLLYDDERIVSLTEIDSGDRPLEFWPGADEPGL; via the coding sequence ATGAGCGCCGATTTCGCACCCGATCCGCTTCCCAAGGCCACGCGCGAGGACGGCCTCGGCGATCAGGGGATGAGGATGGTCGATCGGGTCGTTTCCGAGGACCTCGGCTGGATCTTTCGCGATCAGACTCGAAAGGACTTCGGGATCGATGCGCTGATCGAGTTGGCGCACCGCGACCGCCGCGTTACGGGCCGCTTGATCGCCGCGCAGATCAAGTGCGGGAAGTCGTGGTTTTCCGAGCCGATGGCGGACGGCACCGGCTGGGTCTACCGAGGCGAGGTGAAACACCTGAACTACTGGCTGGGGCACTCGCTGCCGGTGATTCTCATCCTCTGCGATCAGGACGACGACCGCTGCTACTACGCCCACGTCGCTGCGGCACGGGTTCGCCAGACCTCGAGCGGATGGTCGATTGTGGTCCCTCGAGCACAGATCCTCGACGCGAGTGCTCAGGAGCACCTCAAGCGATTGACGAGAGCGCCGCAGCGAAAGGACGTGATCGAGTTCGCGCTGCTTCAGCATCTGGTCGACCGCTGGGGCGATCGGCTGCGGATCTGCCCGATCCTCGAAGCGCCACGCGACTTCCAACGCTTTGCCCATCTCATCGAGATCAGAGGGGAAACCGGCGGGACCTTCGGGGTGCATTTCATCGACGCGTCGGTACGACTGCCGACCGCTGAGGCGATCGAGGAGGAGCTTGAGTGGCGGGACTACAACGAGCGCGCGACCGGCGGCGGGGTCAAAGACCTGATGCTCTTCGTCGTGGGCGACGATCCAGAGAGCATTCGGTTGTCAGCCGATGCCGAGGAGCTGGTTGACCGATCCCCAAATCTTCGTCTCCATCGACTGCTTTACGACGACGAGCGGATTGTCAGCCTCACGGAGATCGACTCCGGCGATCGACCACTCGAGTTCTGGCCGGGAGCCGACGAGCCGGGCCTCTAG
- a CDS encoding DUF4433 domain-containing protein → MGAEQGITEIEHLAREREITRLCHLTPFQNLIHIARGDGLRSTFELSGDARAAFTQQDLERLDGHPDHISCSIEYPNVWYLRQRRRRATPLQKLFPDWVCVLIEPHHLWREDTLVCFRNAAAAGGAYIDRGPTAFEAMFADSVVGSGGRTYTRGSKPLSCPTDDQAEVLIAKQIPLADAGRVVVADTAQASRVLVGLDILQVPPDTFELIVAPKLFQISLSGALNAGRRPTETPWTHGEDDAA, encoded by the coding sequence ATGGGTGCAGAGCAAGGGATAACCGAGATCGAACACCTCGCCCGCGAGCGCGAGATCACGCGGCTCTGTCATCTGACGCCGTTTCAGAACCTGATCCACATCGCCCGCGGCGATGGGCTTCGCTCGACGTTCGAGCTTTCCGGCGACGCGCGCGCCGCGTTCACCCAGCAGGACCTCGAGCGCCTCGACGGTCATCCCGACCACATCAGCTGCTCGATCGAGTACCCCAACGTCTGGTATCTGCGCCAGCGCCGCAGGCGCGCGACCCCGCTGCAGAAGCTGTTCCCCGATTGGGTCTGCGTCTTGATCGAGCCGCACCATCTCTGGCGAGAGGACACGCTGGTCTGCTTTCGCAACGCCGCCGCCGCCGGCGGTGCCTACATCGACCGCGGACCGACGGCGTTCGAGGCGATGTTCGCCGACTCCGTCGTTGGCAGCGGCGGGCGCACCTACACGCGCGGGTCGAAGCCGCTCAGCTGTCCGACCGACGACCAGGCCGAGGTCCTGATCGCCAAGCAGATCCCGCTTGCCGACGCCGGTCGCGTCGTCGTCGCCGACACCGCACAAGCCTCGCGAGTCCTAGTAGGACTCGACATCTTGCAAGTCCCGCCCGACACCTTCGAGCTCATCGTCGCCCCCAAGCTCTTTCAGATCAGCCTGAGCGGCGCCCTCAACGCCGGTCGGCGGCCGACCGAGACCCCCTGGACCCACGGAGAAGACGATGCCGCCTGA